Proteins found in one Zea mays cultivar B73 chromosome 1, Zm-B73-REFERENCE-NAM-5.0, whole genome shotgun sequence genomic segment:
- the LOC100277065 gene encoding uncharacterized protein LOC100277065 precursor, protein MAPPRRYLAALLALLCACTTTMPPAGSVVAAANVPITTCRSFCGNITVDYPFALHPGCGHAGLRDLLFCINGALMLHLPSGSYRVVDVDYAYRGLTLHDPAMSDCRALDLAPAGRGNGFVLEPWREPYLSPDPDNVFLLLGCRATSPLFQGFPDRHLPCRNVSGMGCGDYLGCLAWDDYYAGGGGRRGPSSGDAAGQPPECCALPWGAIRAVNVSRLECEGYSSAYSLAPVRAEGAAAGWAYGIRVSWTLPESNRGFCGACRATGGACGHDTESHADLCLCGDWNSTSNCDSSADAARSVAATLPAVAALRWAILASGLTSLWYYASTTSNM, encoded by the exons ATGGCGCCGCCGCGTCGCTACCTGGCCGCGTTGCTCGCTCTGCTATGCGCGTGCACCACCACGATGCCGCCGGCGGGCTCCGTCGTCGCGGCCGCGAACGTACCGATCACTACGTGCCGGTCGTTCTGCGGCAACATCACGGTGGACTACCCGTTCGCGCTGCACCCCGGATGCGGCCACGCGGGGCTGCGGGACCTGCTCTTCTGCATCAACGGCGCGCTGATGCTCCACCTCCCCTCGGGCTCCTACCGCGTGGTCGACGTCGACTACGCGTACCGGGGCCTGACCCTGCACGACCCGGCCATGTCCGACTGCCGCGCGCTGGACCTCGCCCCGGCTGGGCGGGGCAACGGCTTCGTCCTCGAGCCGTGGCGGGAGCCGTACCTGTCGCCGGACCCGGACAACGTGTTCCTCCTCCTAGGCTGCCGAGCCACCTCGCCGCTGTTCCAGGGCTTCCCCGACCGCCACCTCCCCTGCCGGAACGTGTCTGGGATGGGGTGCGGAGACTACCTCGGCTGCCTCGCCTGGGACGACTACTacgccggcggcggcgggcggcgggGCCCGTCGTCGGGCGACGCCGCGGGGCAACCGCCCGAGTGCTGCGCGCTGCCCTGGGGTGCCATCCGGGCGGTGAACgtcagccggctcgagtgcgaggggtACAGCAGCGCGTACAGCCTCGCGCCCGTGCGCGCcgagggcgccgccgcgggctggGCGTACGGGATCCGGGTGTCGTGGACGCTGCCCGAGTCCAACCGCGGATTCTGCGGCGCGTGCCGCGCCACGGGCGGGGCGTGTGGCCATGACACGGAGAGCCACGCCGACCTGTGCCTCTGCGGGGACTGGAACTCCACCTCCAACTGCGACTCCTCGGCCGACGCAGCACGGTCGGTCGCCGCCACGCTGCCCGCTGTCGCCGCGCTTCGCTGGGCCATCCTCGCCTCAG GATTGACGTCACTATGGTACTACGCGTCGACGACATCAAATATGTGA